In one Candidatus Nealsonbacteria bacterium genomic region, the following are encoded:
- a CDS encoding threonylcarbamoyl-AMP synthase — protein MEILKAKTKNLVVAINIIKKGGVVVCPTDTVYGLIADAKNKNAVKKIFKIKKRVLKKPLPVFVKDLKMARSLADINKTQEKILKKVWPGKVTAVLKAKSTNLPIGILSKDKKIGLRMPRYKLLNLLLEKLNYPLAQTSANISRKKASTKIREIVKQFKKEKYQPDLILDAGNLKPSLSSTVIDLTNFKILRKGQIQKEEISQIFNNLIK, from the coding sequence ATGGAAATTCTAAAAGCCAAAACTAAAAATTTGGTTGTAGCCATAAACATTATTAAAAAAGGAGGAGTTGTGGTTTGTCCCACAGATACTGTTTATGGTTTAATAGCAGATGCTAAAAACAAAAATGCTGTTAAAAAGATTTTTAAAATTAAAAAAAGAGTTTTGAAAAAACCGCTCCCTGTTTTCGTTAAAGATTTAAAAATGGCAAGAAGTTTGGCAGATATCAATAAAACTCAAGAAAAGATTCTAAAAAAAGTTTGGCCTGGAAAAGTAACAGCGGTTTTAAAGGCAAAATCTACAAATCTTCCAATTGGCATCTTGAGTAAAGACAAAAAAATTGGGTTGAGAATGCCAAGATACAAACTATTGAATTTGTTATTAGAAAAACTAAATTATCCTCTTGCGCAAACCTCAGCTAATATTTCAAGGAAAAAGGCGTCGACAAAAATAAGAGAGATTGTGAAACAATTTAAAAAAGAAAAATATCAACCCGATTTGATTTTAGATGCAGGGAATCTTAAACCTTCTTTATCTTCAACTGTAATTGATTTGACAAACTTTAAAATCTTAAGGAAAGGACAAATTCAAAAAGAAGAAATTTCCCAGATTTTTAATAATTTGATAAAATAA
- a CDS encoding YvcK family protein yields MKKNSQKKRIVCLGGGTGNFIVLSGLKKYPVKLSAVVAMTDDGGSSGILRDELGILPPGDIRQCLVALSGEDLTLRKLFNYRFANGTFKGHNFGNLFMVALEKITGSFNKSVEKASKVLNVHGKVIPVTLDKGWLMARLKNNRLLKGEHTISESKILSKCKVKKLFIKPKARANPEAISAIKKADLIVIGPGDLYCSILPVFLVEGISEAIRKARAKKVYNCNLMTERGHTDGFKVEDFVDVIESYLGKGVIDYVTFNTKKPSPYFLKKYSEEGAKLVKFSKKTLKEKGYIGANFINPKIYKKDPADIFLQRTPIRHRPNKIAKVLMSLLK; encoded by the coding sequence ATGAAGAAAAATTCTCAAAAGAAAAGGATTGTTTGCTTGGGCGGAGGAACAGGAAACTTTATTGTTCTGTCTGGCTTGAAGAAATATCCGGTCAAGCTTTCAGCTGTTGTCGCGATGACTGACGACGGTGGTTCAAGTGGAATTTTAAGGGACGAGTTAGGTATTTTGCCTCCGGGCGATATCAGACAATGCCTGGTTGCTCTTTCTGGTGAAGATTTGACCTTGAGAAAACTTTTTAATTATCGCTTTGCTAACGGAACCTTTAAAGGCCACAATTTTGGCAACCTTTTTATGGTGGCTTTGGAAAAGATTACCGGTTCTTTCAACAAATCAGTAGAAAAGGCAAGTAAAGTTCTAAATGTCCATGGAAAAGTTATTCCCGTAACCTTAGATAAGGGTTGGCTGATGGCTAGACTAAAAAACAACCGTCTCTTAAAAGGCGAACATACAATTAGTGAATCTAAGATTCTCTCTAAATGCAAGGTTAAGAAGTTATTTATAAAGCCAAAAGCTAGGGCTAATCCAGAAGCAATTTCGGCTATCAAAAAAGCCGATTTAATCGTTATTGGACCGGGAGATCTTTACTGTAGTATTTTACCTGTTTTTTTGGTTGAAGGGATTTCTGAAGCAATTAGAAAAGCGAGGGCAAAAAAAGTTTATAACTGTAATTTAATGACCGAACGCGGCCATACAGATGGTTTTAAGGTAGAAGATTTTGTTGATGTAATTGAAAGTTATCTTGGTAAGGGGGTAATAGATTATGTTACCTTCAATACTAAAAAACCCTCGCCTTACTTTCTTAAGAAATATTCAGAAGAAGGAGCAAAACTGGTTAAGTTTAGTAAAAAAACTTTGAAGGAAAAAGGATACATCGGAGCCAATTTTATTAATCCTAAAATTTATAAAAAAGATCCAGCCGACATATTTTTACAAAGAACTCCTATTCGTCATCGTCCAAATAAAATTGCCAAGGTTTTAATGAGTCTTTTAAAATAA